TACCAGGACCTTCTTACAAAGTCCAGCCATCTACAACAAAGGTCCACATGTAACCTGAAGCTGTACCCGCTTACTCCATCTttgggctctagaggctgtggtgtCACAGCCTGCACAGCCACACCAAAactccaagaagaagaagaacattgaCTTAACAATGGCAGGACTGGATAATCACAGTCAAAGTAGTACTGTTATGAATCCTCACGCTCATGTATTCGTGAAGTGTAATTTCTGCAACAAAGACTTCACCAAAGACTGGAGCAGgaaaagacatgaaaagaaaGTTCATGGTGTAAACACCACAGACAACTATGAAGTGGCAAAGATAACAGTTCCTGATGCTTCAAAAGTGTGCACTTACTGCGATAAAGTTTTTTCCACCTCCTGTAACAAACGAGCTCATGAACGTCGACAGCATGGTGTGAACCCTGGCCCTGTATCCCATTCAGATGGCCCAACTATTGTGCAATGTACAGAATGCAATGTGACTTTTGCTACCCTTACTGCTTACAGGGAACACCTTTCTTTAGTCCATGacattgagattcacaaagctcagCAGGAGTTTACTTCTGAGGAAGGTAAGCTGCATTGGTTAAGGAAATGTGGTTAGTTAAAGTAGCTATTCATAATTTAAGAAAACTGACAAACTGAGTTGGCATTATCCTCATATGAGTTATGACCAGAGATGGGCAGTATTGTATTTTAAAAGCATTTAAATACATTTTGTATTTGAAAATTTTATTTTCAAATACAAAAAATTTTACAGTATTTAAATAAATTTTGTCAAGGTATTTGGTATACTTTtttcaaatacatattaaaatacgttttttatattagttttatAATAGGCAAATTTTGTGCAGTCACAAAATTGACTTGATATCGTCTTTACTTGTCTAGTCCTATGAAAATCCAAGTTAAGTTGCCCTGTCCTCCACAAAACATGACATGTCCCTTATCTGATGATTGTTGCTGGGCAGAGTGTCACACGTAAAAACATCAATTGGTATATTTTGTAGGCCTATGGCCCTCTACCAAGTTTTTATGATAATATTAGTCATGTTAATATTAAACAGGGACACATCCAGGGGGTAGTTTAGGCCGGCCCCAGGCTTCAACACTCCTCTCTCAGCAGATCCTTTGTGGAACAGTAAAAGTATGATAGTGGATGGTAGGCTTGTAGGTGGTAAAATAGATGTGACTGCAGTACAGATAATTAATTTTAAACGTCtaatgaggaagaagacaatTGGGGAAGCTACTATATCAAATATGGGTATGGGAGCAGGTGGAAAGCCCGCTTGTGTGCAGAAAGAAGTTGATAGAGCATTAGTAGAGAAAACAATATCTAGGTTAGAAATGTGGTAAAACTGCAGGTATGTATGGATTAGCCCCATAATTTTTTCTATGGAGATGTAGTGGTAGGGTGGACATCATATATGTGTAAACTTGTGTGGAGGCAGAAAAAAGTTCcgtgggaatgaaggaaggcaatAATTGTGCATTTCTACAAGGGTAAAGGTAGTGAGTGAGTGCAATAGCTATAGAGGGACTATAAAGTTCAGTGTACCTGGGAAAGTTTTTGGGAGATTACTGATCGAGTCTGATCTGAGTCTATGGAATGTTCTAAGAATATATGATATAGGAGGATAGTTTTTGGAGGCAATTAAGACATTTTATAGAAGGACACGTTCATGTTTGAGGGTGGATGGAAAGCTTAGTCAGAGATTCGACATAAGAGTGGAAGTAAAGCAgggatgtgtgatgtcaccatggctgtttaatgtgtatttggatcgttgtatgagggaaatgaaagccagagtgggggaatATAGGAGCAAGTCTATGTAGGTgacagtagtaaaaaaaaaataccaaaacaatTAATTCTCCACAGATTTCTTGAGATGGAAAGACTGTATGGAACTGGACATTGGAGTCAATTACACGGCTCATTCTGGACCAAAGAAATCATGTGATGGCACCAAACAGATATTCTACTGTCGAAGATCAGGTGTTCAGTCAACGAAGATTTCCAGTAAGAGTCGTGCAGAAAAGAGCCAAGGTAAATAATCTTGTATATTTAAATGGATTAATTAATCTCAGTAATAAACCTTACACTATTTTTTATAGGTGCTAAAATGTGGGGTTACCAGTAATGGGCTAGAAAAATTAAGTCCCCTTGttcttccctcacacacctaattattttattttttttcattttaattctaACAGGTACCTGTAAGATGGGGTTTTACTGCACCTCATCAATTGAAGTtgtgaagaaggatgaaaagatttGTGTGACCTTTTACTCTGACCATCGTGATCACAACCTTGATTTTAACAGCCAGGTTCACATGACACTTCCCAAGAGTGAACAGGATAAGATTGCAGGTATGTAATGCACATTAATTATCTAGCTAGaaaataacagtatatatataggTTGTCCCATGAGTTAAGACACATGCTTACTTTCTTGCTTTATCAAGATATGTTACAAGTTGGATCTCCCAAACTCGGCATGGCTGGGACCAGAGGCGTGCCGAGTATTGGAAATCCAACCTGTAATTCAGGTTATTCCATGACAAAAGCAATTTATGTATGCTCATTTGATCTTTTTTGCTTCATTTGCAAAAAAAGGTCATGTTATACTTGAGGTGAGATGGTTTCTTGTGGAATCCGGTTATGACCAACACGtaaaagtggggaaaaaaagtgtaaatgaaACATTTGTTGGGATTTTGGACACCACGCTGACGTGAAATTGCGTAAATAGAAACCACAGTAATCGAGGgatacctgtatatatatatatatatatatatatatatatatatatatatatatatatatatatatatatatatatatatatatatatagtgacacCTTTTTGGCGTCATAGCTTAACCCTTCACTCCTGTATATATGAAGATATTAACAATGCCTTATGTTTTAGCTTGTGATGAAATCATCATATCTGCAAAGCGTAAGTGtaaattttcttttatctcaaCATGTATTTCCTTACCTACCACTCAAACTCATAAGCCCCAGTACATTGTTATGCTTATGATGATTATAGTGCATTTATTAGCAGACATGGGGTAATCATTATCTGTGCTGACAGTGGACCTCCAACTTGCCAAGAGTTAGAAATCTATTGTATGAGTATGTACCTTATGAACTATTAATATTGTACTACATTACTAATAAATACTGCACATGCATTTCGGCACTTTCTTTCAAAATGTTGTGGTACAGTATAAATTGATATTATTCATATCATATTTAGTAAATATGGTAAACGAGTATGAAATGTGCAAGTTCACCTTTTAGCTCTTCCTATAATCACGACTGTAATTATGATTAATACAGCAAGTAATTGTAATCATAATCAATTACATCTAATTTTATTGTATTCTTAATCGTAattgtgaaaatatgaagtaattatAATAGTCATCAATTGCATAACATAGGTAATTGCCCCATGTCTGTTTATTAGTATTTACAGTAATTTCTGCATGCTAGATTATTTACCTTTGCTGCTGTTGTAACTTTGGGCTATAGGAGCACACCTCCTTGATCTTCTGGTACCAGGGACTCTGAATGTTTTGAATCCTAGAAACGCCCCTACTTACAACATCATCCATATAGATACCAATTTATTACAATTACTATAATAATTTCCATTTCTATTACAGTTAAGTTTGCAGGAATGAGTCAAGGCGTAGCTGGCCTGTTTTCAGTATCTAATTATCATAACTGCCTCTAAGTCTATGTAGCTACACTTCTTGTACGCATGATCAGAGACAGTGATTGAGTTTAACTAATGCCAGtatgttttacatttttataacttatttttctttactaagTAAGATATTTCTTTCCAGGTATGATTACACAAGGGATCGAACATGACATAATTTTGGACAGAGTGCGGGAGTCAGCAGGCAGTAATCGAATGTCTTTCTTAGAAAAGAAGGATATAGATAATATTTGTGTTAGGTATGGATTGAATAAAACCCACAGCAGACACTCTGATGACAGCACAAGTGTACGATTAATTGTTAAAGAAATGCAGGATGCCAATGAAGTCTTGTATTTCAAAGATCAAGGAGATGTAGATTCAGATAATCCTGAAATACCATCCAAAGAATTTGTATTAGGTTTTATGAAAGGGGGACAAGAATTAATATTTTCTACCCAGATGAAATCTTGTGACAAGATACAGGTATGCATGGATTCAACTCATTGCATTAGCAATCAAATGGTCAGAGTTCTCatggatgaacaagaagaaaatgaatttcACAAGCAATGTAAGGGTTTTCTCAGCTATTTGTTAGAAGCTGGTTTTGAAAGATTTCATGATTATTTCAAAGAAAATTATCTTTGTGAGAACAGAATTCAGTTATGGCCACAGTGCTATCATGAGGGTGCAATTCTAAACACAAACAATCATCTAGAGAGCATCCATAGACTTTTGAAATATGTATATTTGAAAggtaaaaaagttaaaagattGGATTACACAATACTAGCTTTAAATAAAATGGTGAAGGAGAAACTTTTTAAGAGAATGGTAGACTTGATGAAGAAAAGAACTGGAAAACCTTTCAGAGAGAGACATGAAAAAGGCATGAAGCTCGAAGTTACTCAGGAGGATCATGGCCTTTTCACTGTGTCCTCTGAATCTTTTGAAAATAAGCTTTATGAGATACAGACAAATAATCCTACTTGTGAAGTATGTAGGGAAAGGTGTCCAGACTGTCATGTCTGTAAATGCATGTATGTGTGCACATGTGATGACAATGCTAAAGGTATGAAGAACATATGTAAGCATATACATACAGTTGCAGAATTTTTAAGAAATAAGTCACAGATAGCTAAACCAAAGTTGCCAACAGAAGAAATTGAAAAGATCCATGATGTTGTAAGTAATGAGGAAATAGCCAAACCTAAGGTGTCAACAGAAGAAATTAATATGATTCATGATGTAAGTAATGAGGAAACCTATGATAGACAAGTTGTGAAATACCAGGAACAATTGAAAACAAAATTATGTTACAGCTTCTCCCAAAATGTAGTGAAAGTAAGGACCTTCAAGTTTTGAAAACTGCTAATAGCTTGTTGTGTAAGTTAATTGCAACATTAGATGCTGGCACGAGTTATCCACCAAACAACAGTAACTGGCCTGTGGATGTGACAACTGTTTCAGAGCTAGGTAATAAAAGTGTGTTAAGCAAGACCGGTTGTAttcgacaaggaagagaaaacgagaaaatataggTATGTGCTTAAAAAGCCTAGTTCAAAAGCAAGATTAATAATTGGGAGAGTCTTGCAAAGTCTGAGTCTGATGTAAGTGTTCCAGTACTATCAGAAGGTAGAATAGACGATGAACATAGTTATTGAGGTATTAAGGTCTAAGGTGTGATCGAAAAATGTGTCAAGTTAAAGGTGTACCTATCTCATGTCTTTCTACCATAGTCCACAAATTTTTCAGTAACCCGTTGTATTAAAAAGCAATGCTAGTgtatcaaggtaaaaaaaaagtagatgcttTTGTCTTATGTATTGAATCCTATGTCCACTGAGTGGTCTGTTTACTTTAATGTTTGAGGATTATTATATTAACCAAAGCTGGGTATACTTGTATGTAGTATGTAATTCTGATATGTGTCTGATATGTAGTTTTTGGCACTGGCCAAAGGGAAAGGATAGTGTCAAGGAAAAAGTCGTAGATGCTTTTGTATTATGTATTGAGTCCCATGTCAGTGAGTGGTTTCCTTACTTAAATTTATTTTTGAGGATTCGGTATTATCTCAACCAAGGCTATACGTACTTGAATGTACCATGTTCTTCTGGAATGTGTCTGATATGTGGCCTTTGCCTCTGgccaaagggaaaggataaaacaaCCTATTAAAAATGAGCATGTCAGGATTGTCATCGCAATTAGCAAAAGTTTTTGTTACATAAGGAGTTTGTAAATATATCATTATTGATGACGCCTTGTTATAATTTACCCCTACTATGCACAACTTACCTCTCCCCAGCCCCACTATATCTTCTATTTCATACACCTAGTTCATTCGGTAATGTATCTTCCATCTGTTTAGGTAGAGGTGTATGTGTGCAGCACGCCTTAAAtagggagaaatggagaatgtGCCAGTCACAGAAAAAGAGGTAAGTATTAAGTATTTCAACACCCTCTTTTCTGGACGAAACTAATTTTTTTTACGGTAGATTTTGGCTTGTTTTTAATTAATCCACCACTTGTTTTTGGCGCAAATCAACcaaattttttttattccccCCAGAAACTAATGTGATTTACACCAAAAATAACTAGTAGATTAATTAAAACAAGcctaaatctaccagaaaaaaattAGTTTCGTCCAGAACagacaaccaaacctaacctaaccaacctaacccaacccaacctaacctaaccaacctaacctaacccaacttaacctaacctaacccagtgtGCCCTCTGGCTTTGATGCGGGTTGATGTATCGCTGCCGACTTCTGATCGCTaaaatgcaattaaattttaaaATTCTGTGTCGCCATTATAAACAGAGTGCGCCTTGTCAATATGGGGTTCAATTTACTCGTAATGAGGAGCTCTATCTCATGAGGTGGGTAAAACACCAAGAAGAAAGTGGTGAAGTGCATAATGAATACCGaaaatgtggggtagtgataggTGAACAGGAAAGTTAGGTTGATAAAGATTTTTAGTATATGCCTGGGGACAGTGTTATGTAAGCATGTAGAAGTGGATGGTGGAACAAGGACAGGGGATGTAAAATGTAGGAATGTTTTAGAAGCACTGGGTAGGATTTTAATGTTTCATGGAGGTGAAGAGGGACGTAAGGAATAGCATCATTTTGCCAACATTACCGTATGGATCAGATACATGTTCATGGAATATTGCACAGCAGTCAAGGTTGCGGGCTATGGTAACGAGTTATTTGAGAAGTGCATGGCTAATCTAAATTTGTGAGCCAGCTGAAATTAACTTTGCAGGGCTGATTAATTTATATCCTTATGGACTTGACTTACCTAACCCTACGGCGACTTTTACTTAAAACTCCAAACCTATGTTTACTTAGCAATAAATGGGTTCCAATTGTAAGTCGGCTTATGCTTTGTATTCAAGGTCTGGACACCTTTAAAGAGGGCTTCCCAGTGGTTTCGCCACCTGTAGGTATTCGCACCTTAAACTGTTCGCTCCCTGGTGGATTCGCCCAAGATAAAAAAAGGTTTCGCTACACTAAGCATCCCTTAAGACCTTACCAGTCGATAACGCCCCTAAATAGTTGCTAACATCGCTAAATAGTCACTAACGCCACTAAATATTCGCTAATATCACTACAAGCAGTCATTTATACTGAAAGTTGCACTATTTGAAGCATGGGTGACGAATCATCTGGGTGTGCCCCCACCTGTTATACTTGCCACATCTTATTTGTTTAATGTAGCCATCTATATTATTATAATGCCCTATGTCGTCAAGGGTGACTGCAAAGGGTGCCGTATAATGTCAGGCATCTCCCATCCCTGTACATCTCCTTCGCTGTCAGGCTTGTCAGCTGAGTTTTGTTTACAAATGACGTCATcgaaagcgagagggagagatgcAAAGAGACTGTAGTCTCCTTGGAGAGATGGGAGGCGAAGTGAACCAATCACAGACGCGCTGctgaacagccaatcagatgcGTCGGGCGCCAGAATGAGCCGCCTGTCTCCAGGAGCTTcctcttcctggtggggcctgatggtcggcccacggcttcttccaggtggggcctgatagtcggcccagcccgttctggcgcaggcgagtgtttatagtggcgccatcttgcattggctcatgctgccccccgaaactcgttcttgattcgcttggacggcttcctctagagtccgggttgatgggtggtcttcaggacagcatgtgggtagttttaaaccactcggcggtgactgaaaaatccgagtggtagcgtggggattcgaacccgcgtcgtccatcacgcggtgaatgtgggcccagtacgctaccagttcggccaccgcctacccatgtatgtatgtgcacctgtctgtctgtctgccggtaactatgtttgtctgtctgtgtctaagTTTTTGTTCGTTTAATATCACCTTCCCTGTCTTCGatctgtgtgtacctgtgtgtgtctaggtctgtctgtctgtctgtctactggtCTTTGTTAGCCTAATATCACCTTTTCCGTCTGTCTACGTGtacctatgtgtctgtctgtctttgttagttaacatcatctctcctgtctgtctgtctttcccacACTCTTCCAATGCCGCATGATCCATTTCAGTCTTTCAATGCGTGGCAGCCGCGGCAAATGGCTGTGATGTATGTTCAGGatttacgggaattatttttggcggtAATTAATCTCTGAGTGAAAGGCGGAGCCAACTGAGTTACGGCCGTGTGGAGAATGAGGGCTGCAGaggctatcctgtgtgtgtgtgtgtgtgtgtgtgtgtgtgtgtgtgtgtgtgtgtcagtctgtctgtcagtgtgtctgtcttcctgtctgtttgtATTGCACAAATGTCAAAACAAGCAAACGATGAAATAAAAATGCTTAATTGATTGCGAGGAAAATACTCTGAATTAATTAAGCCAAAGAtactcagaaaaaaataatacactcaTTCGGATtttaaaatgaaaaggagaaaaaaaatataatcagttatttaagaaaaaaataggagagagagagaagacaataataaagcaagaaaaaaattggataagaagaaagaaaacgaaaaaatgtgagagaagaaaaaataacagtaaaaagaaaaggaaaacagtaaagacaaaatgaaaaagagaaagaaggaatacaaaaaaacCCTGATAATTAGAAGagtgcaaaaaacaaaaaaaaaaaaagaaagaaaataaaaataatgaaatagataaTAAGAAATAAGTGTAAAAAGCATACACAGgagtacaaaaataaaaaaagaaggaaagctaaggaataacaagaaaaaggaatgagtGAGAAAAACTATATAAATCTTAAAAGAAAAACGTaaccctccaccacacacacacacacacacacacacacacacacacctggccacgtCCACAGGTGATTCTTGCTGGATCGCCTGGCTAATTAACGAGCGATATTAATCATCGTTAAGTAAATATAAACCACGACTTCTTTATcaatcaccttctcttcttaataggcgcacctaacaataccatagccgatccaggattcaggacgtttcctgagtaaaagaaggaaatgttatacttgtatctcgtaaagaatccttacaaccaaaaactaactaaaattatgagtattctttttcttgaacacaacattcaataaacaacagaacaataatatgaaaatacgtatagccaccgttgccagattgtcgtactcagagcatagtatttaacggtttctgacgcctaactattgccgagaaacatcaaggtcttactcttttaacgataattataaagtagtttcgtttttggagcccagaagacagttttggggcaggatgtcgggaaatataatcggctgagtatgacaatctggcaataatctgtggccgaggcagcagcagcctgccatattgcgggtgtcagatacctaaaaaAGCATaattttactgcgcaaagcaggtgatgtcacttattgtgacttcgtgagctttcatatttatctatttgtgtatatttcacgGTGGCAAAACtaaaattactagtttcatttttactacatagtgacacgaatatgtgactgtttatcacactagaatttcactctaataagtgaatcagactccacagaaatgttgccagtgtgtgtatgaatgaatacaaagataagcacatactttgatttaactctaggatgtctcgtggatcataaataaataaaaacaaaatagccggctaagctactctttagccattacctttaatggcgcccaaaaaacagtccctccgccaagtttgtaccccacatttggtaatgttaggtgcgcctattagttTGTTTCAAAAGACGCGTACCTTGAGTGACCTTGAGACGCGGAGAAtgtgaggaaaaaaatgggatgaaaaattctgggtgagtggaggagtgggggagggaagaaagggaagaggaaagtgtgaAGTAATGGAAGGACcctgagaagtaaaggaagaacggTGAAtttagaaagggaatgaagaagaaaaagaaggagaaaagacagaGGTGGAtataaggatggaagaaaagaaaaaaaagagagaaaagaataaagaaaaagtaagagggagGAATGCCGAGAGAataaagtggaaaggaaaaggaaagaaagcactaaagagtaagaaagaacgagaaaaactttaagaaaatggaagaggaagagagtccGTGACGTGGttaaaaaagtaggaaggaaggacatggagGAAAGGACGTGAGAAGCAGAATATTAGGAAATATATGCTGAAAAAGAATGgtgaaaaagaaacgaagataaacataaatgaaaaaaggtagtagaagaagtagtagtagtaggctagtaggaatagcagtagtagtaatagcagcagcagtagcagcaatagtagcagtagtagtagtagtagtagtagtagtagtagtaatagcagaagaagcagtagtaaaaatagttaaaaaagtaatgaggatTGAAAACAACTACTCACAAATAGAAGTAAAAGAGTATTACTTAAAAATAGCCTATTTGGTGTAttaaatgtgaaaatatgaaaggaactgaagactgaatgaatgattgactgaataaataaatgattaatgaa
Above is a window of Eriocheir sinensis breed Jianghai 21 unplaced genomic scaffold, ASM2467909v1 Scaffold876, whole genome shotgun sequence DNA encoding:
- the LOC126994788 gene encoding uncharacterized protein LOC126994788, which translates into the protein MELDIGVNYTAHSGPKKSCDGTKQIFYCRRSGVQSTKISSKSRAEKSQGTCKMGFYCTSSIEVVKKDEKICVTFYSDHRDHNLDFNSQVHMTLPKSEQDKIAACDEIIISAKRMITQGIEHDIILDRVRESAGSNRMSFLEKKDIDNICVRYGLNKTHSRHSDDSTSVRLIVKEMQDANEVLYFKDQGDVDSDNPEIPSKEFVLGFMKGGQELIFSTQMKSCDKIQVCMDSTHCISNQMVRVLMDEQEENEFHKQCKGFLSYLLEAGFERFHDYFKENYLCENRIQLWPQCYHEGAILNTNNHLESIHRLLKYVYLKGKKVKRLDYTILALNKMVKEKLFKRMVDLMKKRTGKPFRERHEKGMKLEVTQEDHGLFTVSSESFENKLYEIQTNNPTCEVCRERCPDCHVCKCMYVCTCDDNAKGMKNICKHIHTVAEFLRNKSQIAKPKLPTEEIEKIHDV